The DNA segment CCGCGTCGGAGTCGACGACTGCGGACTCGGCTGGTCGACATCCCGACACCCCTCGTCGAACCCGAGACGCGCGGCGAACGGAGTCGGTCGGAGTTCCTCTCAGCGTATCGGCCTGTGGCAGTCGACTCCCCGATCCGCCTTACACACCCGACCCGTATTGAACTGTTCGTCAATATACCGAAATTATATCTATATAGAATTGATATAGTGAATCCGCTAAATATATTATCTAGTGGCGAGTAGTCACGGTAACTACCTCGAAAGGTGTAAACCCCACCATGTATCCACGGACCCCTCCAACAAACTTGCCAGAGGACGCGCCGACGCACACGGGCCCGACGACGATCCCCGCGACCGGACCGGTCGGACCGAACCGCCCTACTCGACCGACCCGGAAACGTCACTCGTGGCGAGGTGTGGTCGCGTGAGCGAACGCCTCGAGACGGTCGATTCGGTCGCGGTCGAACCCGCGTCCATCTGCGTGGTCGGTCTCGGATACGTCGGGCTCCCGTTGACGGTGGCGCTCGCGGAAGCGGGTCACGACCTGTCCGGCTACGACGTCGATCCGACGACCATCGAGCGGCTCGAATCGGGCGTCGATCCGACCGGCGACGTCGGCGACGACCGGATCGATCTGGACGCCATCGACGTCTCGACCGACCCGGACGCCATCGCGCGAGCGGAGTACGTGATCGTCGCCGTACCGACGCCTATCGACGACCTCGAGAAACCCGATCTCGGACTGGTCGAGTCGGCGGGCGAAACCGTCGGCGAGCACCTCCAGCCCGGTGCGACGGTAATCCTCGAGTCCACCGTCTACCCCGGAGCCACCCGGGAACGGTTCGTCCCGTCGATCGAACGGACGTCGGGGATGACCGGCGGCGTCGATTTCGGCGTCGGGTACTCACCGGAGCGGATGGTACCGGGCGACGACGAACACGGCCTGTCGAACGTGGTGAAGATCGTGAGCGCCCTCGACGCCGAGACGGTAGACGAGGTCGCCGCACTCTACGAGTCCGTCGTCGACGCGGGCGTCCACCGGGCGCCGACGATCGAAACGGCCGAAGCGGCGAAAGTCGTCGAGAACACCCAGCGCGATCTCAACATCGCGCTGGTCAACGAACTCGCGATCGCCTGTGACCACCTGGGTCTCGAGACGGAGGCCGTCCTCGAGGCCGCGGGAACCAAGTGGAACTTCCACGACTACCGTCCCGGGCTGGTCGGCGGACACTGCATTCCCGTCGACCCGTTCTACCTCATCTACGAGACCGAGCAGAACGGCTTCTCGCCGGAACTGATCAGAAAGGCTCGCGAGGTCAACGAGTACGTCCCGAAACACATCGCAGAACTGACCATCCGTGGCCTGAACGAGGCCGGGAAGGTACTCAGAGACAGTCACGTCCTCGTTTGCGGACTGGCGTACAAACCAAACGTGGGCGACATTCGCACGTCGGCGATCGGCGGCACGATCGAGCGATTGCGGGAGTACGGTGTCGACGTCGTCGGGTTCGACCCGCACGCCGAGGACGGGGCGATGGCGGACGCGTTCGACGTCGCCGTCCAGCCCGAACTCGACGTCGAGGGGTTCGACGCGCTGCTCGTCGGGACGCCACACGGTGAGTTCTACGGACTCCCGTTCGCCGATCTGGCTACGGAGATGACCGACCAGCCGGTCCTCGTCGACGTCGACGGCGCCTTCGCCGAACGAGTGCGTGGGAGCGACTTCGCGTACTACTCCCTGTGAGAACCGCTACATCGCCCGACAATCGCCCCACGACCGGTCCACACTGACACCCGCCACTAATGTATCGAGATCACTCCGTCGGCGTCGTACTGCCCGCGTACAACGAGGAAGGCTTCGTCGGTGACGTCATCCGCGAGATGCCGGCGTTCGTCGACCGGATCTACGCGGTCGACGACTGCTCGACCGACGGTACCTGGGAGGAGATGCGGACCGCCGCGGCGGCGGACGCCGTCGACCGCGACGACCCCGGGCCTGACGAGGACGAACTCGACTACGACGAGCGACTCGTCACCGACGGTGGCGGATCGGCCCTGACCAGGCGCGCGTCCGTCGGCGAGCCGATCGGCCGCGTCCTTCCGATACGCCACCACGAGAACCGTGGTGCGGGTGGTGCGATCAAGACCGGCTACCTGGCGGCGTTGCGCGACGGCCGGGACGCGACCGTCACCGTCGACGCCGACGGCCAGATGGACCTCTCCCGGATGTCCACGCTGCTGGATCCGATCGTCGACGGCGAGGCCGAGTACGCCAAGGGCAACCGCCTGCTCTACAGGGAGTATCGGCAGGACATGCCGCGGTTTCGTTTTCTCGGTAACTCGATCCTCACCTTCCTGACGAAGGTCGCCTCCGGTTACTGGAAGACGATGGATCCCCAGAACGGCTACACCGCGATCTCCGGATACGCACTCGAAAACGTCGGCGTCGAGGACATGTACGAGTACTACGGCTACTGCAACGACCTGCTAGTGAAGTTAAACGCAAAGGGGATGCGCGTCGCCGACGTCGCGATCCCCGCGATCTACGGCGAGGAGACGTCCTCGATCTCGTATCCGACGTACATCCGGCGCGTCTCCTGGATGCTCTTCAAGAACTTCTGTTGGCGGCTCGGGGCGAAGTACCTCGTCCTCGATTTTCACCCGCTCGCGTTCTTCTACGTCTTTGGGACCGCGACGACGGCGATCGCCGTCGTGTGCAGCCTGTGGACGGCGTACGTGACGGTCGCTCACGGCGCCGCATTGTTCGTTCGGGCGTCGCTCTCGCTCTTGCTGTTGCTCGTCGGGAGCCTGTTTCTCATGTTCGCGATGCTGTTCGACATGCAGGTCAACGAATCCAAGGAGGTGCAGATCCGTGAGTGACGGCGGGGGCCACGCCACCCGCGACAGCGCGCGGGCGACCGACCGCACCGAGTCCGACAGGAGCGCCAGCGCGATCGGACGGGACGACTCGTCCCGTACGGGTGACGCGACCGAACCCGGAGAGAGCGTCGAGTTTACCTACGACGAACGATCCCGGCACGCGGCCGACACATCGGCGTACGCCTGCCGCGGCGTCGATCCGGCCGAGCGGGTCGCCTGCCTCACCCTGGATCTCGAGAACGACTGGTACGTCGACGAACCGGGATACGACCACCTGACGTTCGCGTACCTCGACGACTACGTCGACCTGATACGCGACCTGGCGGTGCCGGTGACGTTCTTCGTCGTCGGGCGAACGGTCGAGCGCTACCCCGAGGTGATCGATCGACTGGATCGAGACCTCGACTGTGAGTTTCACCTCCACTCCTACCGACACGACACCACGAAGTCCACCGACTTCAGGGCAGACGTCCGCCGCGGCGTGGACGCGTTCGAATCCCACTTCGGCTACGAGCCGATGGGCTACCGCGCGCCCCAGGGCAACATCGAGCCTGGGGAGTTCACGATCTTAGAGGACGAAGGGTTCGCCTTCGACTCGAGCGTGTTTCCGTCGTACCGTCCCGGCGTGTACAACAACCTGACCGCGCCGCGCACGCCGTATCGCCCCGAAGGGACGTCGACCCTCGTCGAGATGCCGATCGGGACGACGGCAAGTCGGATTCCGATCGCGCACAGTTACCTCAAACTGCTGGGCCGGCCCTTCCAGCGGGCCCTCGCGTCGGCGTCGCTGCCGTCGCCCCTGCTCTACAACACCCACCTCCAGGACCTGTATCGCACTCGGTCCTACGAGACGCTCCCGCGGGGGAAGCGATTCCTGTTCGAGCGGAATATCGAGCGCTCGACAGACCTCCTCCGATCGACGGTCGAGACGCTCCGTCGCCGCGGGTACTCGTTCACTCGCGTGTCCCTGGCCTACGAGACGTACGCACGACACGCACAGCGATCGTCGCCGGAGACGGCCCCCGATCGACCGATTCCAGCACCACGTTCCCGACCATGAACACCGAG comes from the Halovivax cerinus genome and includes:
- a CDS encoding nucleotide sugar dehydrogenase, with the translated sequence MSERLETVDSVAVEPASICVVGLGYVGLPLTVALAEAGHDLSGYDVDPTTIERLESGVDPTGDVGDDRIDLDAIDVSTDPDAIARAEYVIVAVPTPIDDLEKPDLGLVESAGETVGEHLQPGATVILESTVYPGATRERFVPSIERTSGMTGGVDFGVGYSPERMVPGDDEHGLSNVVKIVSALDAETVDEVAALYESVVDAGVHRAPTIETAEAAKVVENTQRDLNIALVNELAIACDHLGLETEAVLEAAGTKWNFHDYRPGLVGGHCIPVDPFYLIYETEQNGFSPELIRKAREVNEYVPKHIAELTIRGLNEAGKVLRDSHVLVCGLAYKPNVGDIRTSAIGGTIERLREYGVDVVGFDPHAEDGAMADAFDVAVQPELDVEGFDALLVGTPHGEFYGLPFADLATEMTDQPVLVDVDGAFAERVRGSDFAYYSL
- a CDS encoding glycosyltransferase family 2 protein codes for the protein MYRDHSVGVVLPAYNEEGFVGDVIREMPAFVDRIYAVDDCSTDGTWEEMRTAAAADAVDRDDPGPDEDELDYDERLVTDGGGSALTRRASVGEPIGRVLPIRHHENRGAGGAIKTGYLAALRDGRDATVTVDADGQMDLSRMSTLLDPIVDGEAEYAKGNRLLYREYRQDMPRFRFLGNSILTFLTKVASGYWKTMDPQNGYTAISGYALENVGVEDMYEYYGYCNDLLVKLNAKGMRVADVAIPAIYGEETSSISYPTYIRRVSWMLFKNFCWRLGAKYLVLDFHPLAFFYVFGTATTAIAVVCSLWTAYVTVAHGAALFVRASLSLLLLLVGSLFLMFAMLFDMQVNESKEVQIRE
- a CDS encoding polysaccharide deacetylase family protein, with the translated sequence MSDGGGHATRDSARATDRTESDRSASAIGRDDSSRTGDATEPGESVEFTYDERSRHAADTSAYACRGVDPAERVACLTLDLENDWYVDEPGYDHLTFAYLDDYVDLIRDLAVPVTFFVVGRTVERYPEVIDRLDRDLDCEFHLHSYRHDTTKSTDFRADVRRGVDAFESHFGYEPMGYRAPQGNIEPGEFTILEDEGFAFDSSVFPSYRPGVYNNLTAPRTPYRPEGTSTLVEMPIGTTASRIPIAHSYLKLLGRPFQRALASASLPSPLLYNTHLQDLYRTRSYETLPRGKRFLFERNIERSTDLLRSTVETLRRRGYSFTRVSLAYETYARHAQRSSPETAPDRPIPAPRSRP